In Pieris brassicae chromosome 8, ilPieBrab1.1, whole genome shotgun sequence, the DNA window TAGTTTGAAAACTTTGTGCCACAAGAATGTTTTTCGCTACTACAAAGTATATTAGAACATCGATCATCACCACAAGTAGGTCTTTGTTATCAGAGTCTAAGCTATCCACAACTAATGGCAaaatctgaaaataatatttagagaaaattaatatgaatttaaccCAAATACATATTGCATAGTACATAATCTAAACATTCGGGACGTATAAATCGTGAACTCAATTAATACAGTTTATTACGATAGTAAGTGgtttttctttgtaaataatatcgtACGTTTAGTGCCAAATTATTCATTCTATAAAGTATCGATTTTCATCAAGTGTTATCAAAATGATAGAACCGATAAAGGGTATCGGTAATTAAtgtaagaatttgtatgatccgtatttcataaatatttaacagttaTATGGAAAAATTGACAGTTGTACAGTTTTAGCGCGCTTGTTAAGAAAATTCATAtcattttatatcatatacgCAGTGGCGTAGCAAAGGGGGCGGCGGGGGCGGGCCGCACTGGGTGTCACCTTTTTTGGGGTGACACCCACCCGGTGTCACAACTTTAAGAACAATgtactaacaaataaaataaatcgctatcataaaaaaaaattcttcagGAATTCCACCACTAGATCAGCTCTATGTAGAATGCGGGTATGCGGGGATTCCCGCAAACCCGCAGAGCTGTCGACGACGCTAACGCTGTCGTGGGGGATTTCCCGTCTCATACTCGCGATCTTTGACGTGTCAATTGCAACATTTCTCATTTGTTTCGTGAAGTGTGTGTCctttatcatataaaatttattgctatTGATTTCGATGGGGTGCAACCAACCACCAACTTCTGCACCGGGTGCCATTCAAGGTAGCTACGCCACTCCATCGACGGCCATCAATTCatgaatgatatttatttataagttctaaaagcATATAGGCCATCTTACCCAGCTCTTAACCCTAAGCAATATTTGATAGctccattttttatatacttttattttattaattcgatTGCAAGGACAAGATATAGTACTATGGAACATTCaactctttttatttaatactatatttatatagcttATATAAATCATTGATAATGTATCATTCAAAtagtgaaagaatttttaaaatggtcCAGTATTTTTTGAACCAAtatcctctttataatattagtatagtatAGCTGGAATTCATGGTGTTGTTTTTGGTTAGTAGTCGcagaaaaatcaaaaatacaatttacttgtatgtaagaaattaataaaaatacatacttttcCAACTTCATTATTTAGGACACTCTTAGGAGCCTTCTCCAACACATAAGCCCAACAGAGCAGATAAGTCTCCTTAGTTTCGCTGATTGGACCAAATTTCTCTGATAATTTTGCGAAAGATTGGAATATTCTCTGCCTGTAGAGTAAACTTGTTCGACAATGTTGTCTAGGGTTTAGACAGTCTGGTTGATCACTGACAATAAGGCGAATCGCTTCCGCTCCTTGCTGGCAACACTCAGGATTCGATAGTGTTATTAGTATCTGTAAATAGATGGCACTGATGGGAACTTTTACAGCATTAtcacttattattataaaactgaagGACTCGTAATCTTGGTAATAAGttcatttcaaaatttaaGACCTCATACATACatcgtaaccatggtaacgaaCGCGGTCATATATCTATAGTTCATAATAAGGTCAGTGCACCGTTTATTGCACgatcaatagatggcgctactATATCTGAGAAGGCAAAACTAAGGATGTATTTTTAAGAACACTGTTTTAAGAATGATCAATAAAACGGACACAGAAAACTATGTTTCTATATGAAATGTATCTGGACCAAACCTTTGGGGATACTTTCATTTACTTCTACAAGTCTATTTACACACaaatgtgtatgtatattgctttgtaaataaaataattacaaacctTTTGCAgccaaaatataaacaaatcgCTTCCTCTCAATATTAAAGCCTTTGCTATCCATCCAAATAATTGTATCAAcgacaaacaaatattttcatcttTAGTGCATGATGACAGATAACTCTTCAAAGATTCATATAACAATTCAAATGTTTGACCGAATTCAGCTTTATTCAAGAAATGGGCTACTAAGCAACAAGCTCTAGTCTTAATGAattcattatcattattaatagcaatttttattgataatgtcATTATATGCTCATAACTTGAATCATACACATTTTGTTGTAATGATCGGTACAAGCACTCCAATAGtggataataaatatcttcatTTTGGCATTTTTCCATGATTTTAGAACTATGGCGCTCCAATACAGCCTTTTGCTTCTCACTTGGCAAGCTGCACAttgtatttgatattaatgTATATCCATGCACTAAGGATTCTTTTGACCCTGATTTGATTTCCTTCAATAACCAAGTAAGTATGGAATCTATTAATCCATGATCACTTTCAATTTGAGTAACCTTTTCCTCTGTATATAAACTTGTGTTAGAAATTGATCCATTCAATgctttaataacattatatgcatttttatcatctacagtaattattttcaaCATCTCCTCAATGATTACTCTCGTAAAATCATCTATACTTGCCAGATTAGAGAGCAAATTAAGGCGTTTTTGTAAGATGCTTTTATTATCTACCATTTCCTCGATATTACATTTTCCTTTTACAACCAAATCCATGATAAGCTctggatatttttttgcaattgCATTTGTTGTTTCCACACTAACCAGAAGGATATCATGGTCGTCTGAATGTTGAactatatgaattaaaatttctacAAAGGGCAACACCAAATCTGGTTTCAAAACATCTATGGTTCTGATAAGAGCTTTAAACCCTGCCATTTGATGTTCTTTTGTTGGCTCACTAACAGCAGTTAAGCAAAGCggtattatttcatttgctTGTTTATCAATATCGTTTACAACATCCCAACATTTTGCTAGATCATATAGCTCTCCTATGAATTCTAAACTTGCTACTTGCAATTTTGCCGATGTTTTAAACTcataatatgatataattgCTGGAATCattgtttttgttacaataaCACACGATTCCTTTGAACTGTTAGCTGTGGAAAGCAGAATTCGTGAAGTGTGTACAAATTGGGCTACAGTTGTTGATTCAGCAAGAGATGTTTGCATTGATATAATGATACCTTTAACAAAATTCTCAAATGATTGATCTGTGTTATGAGAAGCTGCCATGTTAGAAATAAGAGCTGATAAAGCTTCATGGGCAGCCAGTTTAAGCTCTTCATCAGTCTTATGAGAAATTTCTCTATATAGTGATGACCAAAGTGCTTTTAGAAATGGTATATAGGTTTctggtttaaattttttacagcTCTCTGCCTGAAATTgaccataattattttattaattagtatttatgaagtaaaccaaatttattaatctttattCAGATTTCAATCATAGCTTCATGTTACATGCTGAAGAATCACAGGTATTAAGTTTACTCTTTacagttaatttataaaaataaaaggtaGTAAGCTACTTTCCttctattaatttaactttctcTCTAAGCTCTTCCAAGCTCAGGTCACCTtgagaaaacaataaaactgaAAGGGATATCTGAAAGCCAGTGGCTACTTACAAATATATGATAACCTTACTCTTAACAAATTTCCATCActagttattgttaataagaaaatgtatataagaGAAATAAACTGATAAATGGTTCCTACCAATAATCTTAATGAGTCCAACTTTGCTACTCTTAAACTGGAATCTAACTTTTCTATTAACAGAACAAGGCACTGTTCTCCAAACTCCTGAACTCCACATAGACAAGGGCAAAGTGCTAAGGCCAAATCATCTCGAGAGACAGCAGCTGGGTCATCAGGAGATGGATGGAAATCAATTGGATAATAACATGATATCACTTCAAACATTTCATCAACTAAATGTCCAAGAGGAATGTTTGCTAGGAACTTTGGTAGAAAATTAaagagaaataataaatttcttgGATCTCTTTCTCCATCCATGGCTGATATTAAACCAAAAACAAAGTCAGGCCCCAAGCTTTTCATATCTGAAATTAGGGAAGCTGTTTTGAAAAATGTGACATATATTGTACTATATACTATGTATTAAGTCTTTATAGAATtagataaaactaaaatattagtaaaacacaatatacaaagttttgtttatttgttcaaCTTAGTAATTAGTaagtcttttattaatatttttaattactgacATATACTTACATTCTATATCTTTATCCATGGTGTTTTGCATAGTCAGGTAAATATTAAGTCTATCTTGTCTTAGCTGTGACTGGCAGGCAATCTCTCTAAACAAGACTGTGAAGTATTCACCACAAAGACTAATGTGAAAATGTTTCATACCAACTATTGTCAAGTAACCATCTAAAACTGCTGGTATTACTCTGTGATTATCTTTTAGACGATCTATGTAAAACTTtgatatgaaatttatttgagATACAGTTAAAAAGTCTTGAGGaatttttttaagcaaattCGTGAAAAATCGCATTCCCTTTTCTCTGTTTTCAGAATCTTTATGAGTCAGCACTCCAGCCATGTTCTCAACAATTCTGGTTATATCAATATGACCACACACAATATCTAAAAAGTTAATCATAACATTTATGACttgataataaacaaaatgtaattttttgtgagaaacaaaataattatatcttcTATGTTATGTTCTGAGTGACGAATATAGGATTAAAACTTTCAATACCTGTGACAATACTttgcatttcatttattatgtcgtcgtttttaataatttcatcagCTAAAACTTCCTTAAACCAAATTGGCTCCATACTTAGAttcgtattaaaattttgctaACTCCCTGAGGAATAATGTTATaccaatttttatttgcttatttacttttatatactgtatatatatttaaccatATTCAAATTTGatactttaaaactttttaaactaCAATTTTGCAAGACTTTTTTACGTTTGTATTTTGTGATTAGATTTTAGAGGTTATTTTGATTAGAAGGCAAATATACATACTCTGATTACTGCTACAGATTACTTATAAGTAGTCATATTTTTAGCTCTGTGGTCGTTAACTAGCTTATCAAAAGCTTGATGCCTTTTAAAAACCATAAACCATGAAGTCAATGATGCATACAGTAACTCCGAAAGAATGTTAGATTCCTCCTCCTAAGATTAACTTCATATACccctaattattataaattactaattattatacacTCGGT includes these proteins:
- the LOC123713280 gene encoding MMS19 nucleotide excision repair protein homolog, which gives rise to MEPIWFKEVLADEIIKNDDIINEMQSIVTDIVCGHIDITRIVENMAGVLTHKDSENREKGMRFFTNLLKKIPQDFLTVSQINFISKFYIDRLKDNHRVIPAVLDGYLTIVGMKHFHISLCGEYFTVLFREIACQSQLRQDRLNIYLTMQNTMDKDIEYMKSLGPDFVFGLISAMDGERDPRNLLFLFNFLPKFLANIPLGHLVDEMFEVISCYYPIDFHPSPDDPAAVSRDDLALALCPCLCGVQEFGEQCLVLLIEKLDSSLRVAKLDSLRLLAESCKKFKPETYIPFLKALWSSLYREISHKTDEELKLAAHEALSALISNMAASHNTDQSFENFVKGIIISMQTSLAESTTVAQFVHTSRILLSTANSSKESCVIVTKTMIPAIISYYEFKTSAKLQVASLEFIGELYDLAKCWDVVNDIDKQANEIIPLCLTAVSEPTKEHQMAGFKALIRTIDVLKPDLVLPFVEILIHIVQHSDDHDILLVSVETTNAIAKKYPELIMDLVVKGKCNIEEMVDNKSILQKRLNLLSNLASIDDFTRVIIEEMLKIITVDDKNAYNVIKALNGSISNTSLYTEEKVTQIESDHGLIDSILTWLLKEIKSGSKESLVHGYTLISNTMCSLPSEKQKAVLERHSSKIMEKCQNEDIYYPLLECLYRSLQQNVYDSSYEHIMTLSIKIAINNDNEFIKTRACCLVAHFLNKAEFGQTFELLYESLKSYLSSCTKDENICLSLIQLFGWIAKALILRGSDLFIFWLQKILITLSNPECCQQGAEAIRLIVSDQPDCLNPRQHCRTSLLYRQRIFQSFAKLSEKFGPISETKETYLLCWAYVLEKAPKSVLNNEVGKILPLVVDSLDSDNKDLLVVMIDVLIYFVVAKNILVAQSFQTILPRLVKLSEYMKSMDVRIKSLQCLYEIANSYKTALLLPYKTDLLFDLAPSLDDKKRLVRNMAVRARTRWYLVGAPGEEKDD